A single region of the Ziziphus jujuba cultivar Dongzao chromosome 10, ASM3175591v1 genome encodes:
- the LOC132799778 gene encoding uncharacterized protein At1g08160-like has product MSAAMGTIWAVVKPKRPVYAIEYAHIEKAVPNSELTSLAGNFSFVMRAYNPNKKSNIYYESMKIYNTIDSGNENAIPVRLVEDFFQRPFNVTQIHFLVLATFSSNDGADIINEYLLHGRITAKISVKAVMKFRHGS; this is encoded by the coding sequence ATGAGTGCAGCAATGGGGACGATTTGGGCAGTGGTGAAACCCAAACGCCCTGTATATGCTATCGAATATGCTCATATTGAAAAGGCGGTCCCGAACTCTGAGCTCACATCTCTTGCTGGCAACTTTAGCTTTGTGATGAGGGCCTATAATCCCAACAAGAAGTCCAACATTTACTACGAATCCATGAAGATTTATAACACTATTGACAGTGGAAATGAAAACGCTATTCCTGTTAGGCTTGTAGAGGATTTCTTTCAACGTCCTTTCAATGTGACTCAGATTCATTTCTTGGTTTTGGCAACATTCTCCTCCAACGATGGTGCTGACATCATAAACGAGTATCTACTGCACGGCAGAATCACAGCAAAAATTTCGGTCAAGGCTGTCATGAAGTTTAGGCATGGAAGCTGA